From Ficedula albicollis isolate OC2 chromosome 20, FicAlb1.5, whole genome shotgun sequence, one genomic window encodes:
- the MATN4 gene encoding matrilin-4 encodes MKLLPVAPLLLLLLTALEARPKPAALKCRTGPLDIVFVIDSSRSVRPFEFETMRRFMTDIISSLDVGPNATRVGVIQYSSQVQNIFSLKTFFTQADMERAINSIVPLAQGTMTGLAIQYAMNVAFSTQEGARPLHKGIPRIAIVVTDGRPQDRVTEVAAQARNAGIEIYAVGIQRADMSSLRAMASLPLEEHVFLVESFELIQQFAKQFQDKLCGVDTCVEREHGCQHSCVSTPGSFYCECNPGYRLNVDGKTCSPIDACADGRHGCQHHCVSVRGSYSCRCRPGYYLSHNKRSCIMIDYCSFGNHSCQHECVSIPNGHYCRCRSGFTLQPDSKSCRATDLCNGVDHGCEFKCVSTDGSYHCVCPEGQQLQADGKTCSKCGAGHVDLVMVIDGSKSVRPQNFELVKQFVNRIVDLLEVSPHGTRVGLVQYSSRVRTEFPLNKYHSADEIKKAVMDVEYMEKGTMTGLALKHMVEHSFSELEGARPLSHNIPRIGLVFTDGRSQDDISEWARRAKESGIVMFAVGVGKAVEEELRAIASEPVEQHFSYSADFTTMTHLVENFSLNICPEEGKGETEIRSPCECEALVQFQTNTVAILQSLTEKIAQMTARLEDLEKQIANKK; translated from the exons ATGAAGCTCCTGCCTGTtgcccctctcctcctgcttctcttGACAGCACTGGAAGCCAGACCAAAACCTGCAG CGCTGAAGTGCAGGACAGGTCCCCTGGACATCGTGTTTGTGATCGACAGCTCCCGCAGCGTGCGTCCCTTCGAGTTCGAGACCATGCGGCGCTTCATGACGGACATCATCAGCAGCCTGGACGTGGGCCCCAATGCCACGCGCGTGGGGGTCATCCAGTACTCCAGCCAGGTGCAGAACATCTTCTCCCTCAAGACCTTCTTCACGCAGGCGGACATGGAGAGGGCCATCAACAGCATCGTCCCGCTGGCCCAGGGCACTATGACGGGGCTGGCCATCCAGTACGCCATGAACGTGGCCTTCAGCACGCAGGAGGGCGCGCGGCCCCTGCACAAGGGGATCCCCCGCATCGCCATCGTCGTGACGGACGGGCGGCCCCAGGACCGCGTCACCGAGGTGGCCGCGCAGGCCAGGAACGCTGGCATCGAGATCTACGCCGTGGGGATCCAGCGGGCTGACATGAGCTCGCTGCGGGCCATGGCCTCCCTGCCGCTGGAGGAGCACGTCTTCCTGGTGGAGTCCTTTGAGCTCATCCAGCAGTTCGCCAAGCAGTTCCAGGACAAGCTTTGCG GGGTGGACACGTGTGTGGAGCGGGAGCatggctgccagcacagctgcgTCAGCACCCCTGGCTCCTTCTACTGCGAGTGCAACCCAGGCTACAGGCTCAACGTGGATGGAAAGACCTGTTCCC CCATCGATGCGTGTGCAGACGGGAGGCACGGCTGCCAGCACCACTGTGTCAGCGTGCGGGGCTCCTACTCCTGCCGCTGCCGGCCTGGTTACTACCTCAGCCACAACAAGAGGAGCTGCATCA TGATTGATTACTGCAGCTTTGGGAACCACAGCTGCCAGCACGAGTGTGTGAGCATCCCCAACGGGCACTACTGCCGCTGCCGCAGCGGCTTCACGCTCCAGCCCGACAGCAAGTCCTGCAGGG CCACCGACCTCTGCAACGGGGTGGATCATGGCTGTGAGTTCAAGTGTGTGAGCACAGATGGCTCCTACCACTGTGTGTGCCCCgagggccagcagctccaggctgatgGCAAGACATGCAGCA AGTGTGGAGCTGGCCATGTCGACCTTGTGATGGTGATCGACGGTTCCAAAAGTGTCCGGCCCCAGAACTTTGAGCTGGTGAAGCAGTTTGTGAACCGTATTGTGGACCTGCTGGAGGTGTCCCCCCACGGCACACGGGTGGGACTGGTGCAGTACTCCAGCCGTGTGCGCACCGAGTTCCCCCTCAACAAGTACCACAGTGCAGATGAGATCAAGAAGGCGGTGATGGACGTGGAGTACATGGAGAAGGGCACCATGACAGGCCTTGCCCTCAAGCACATGGTGgagcacagcttctctgagctggAAGGTGCCAGGCCTCTCTCCCACAACATCCCCAGAATTGGGCTGGTCTTCACAGATGGGCGCTCCCAGGATGACATCTCCGAATGGGCCAGGAGAGCAAAGGAATCAG ggattGTCATGTTTGCTGTGGGTGTTGGAAAAGCTGTGGAAGAAGAGCTGAGAGCAATCGCCTCTGAGCCAGTGGAGCAGCACTTCTCCTATTCAGCAGACTTCACCACCATGACCCACCTTGTGGAGAACTTCTCCCTGAATATCTGCCCAG AGGAGGGCAAAGGGGAGACCGAGATCCGCAGCCCGTGCGAGTGCGAGGCGCTGGTGCAGTTCCAGACCAACACCGTGGCCATCCTGCAGAGCCTGACCGAGAAAA TTGCTCAGATGACAGCCAGACTTGAAGACTTGGAAAAGCAGATTGCCAACAAGAAGTGA
- the LOC101806319 gene encoding WAP four-disulfide core domain protein 6A-like, producing MLVSPTSPARTSQGRGSMKAVAALLLVGMLILWAELPTGSAWSCPPVRFTCALHNPRNQCLVDRHCPRGKKCCRSFCGKKCLSKPPAIAVSYV from the exons ATGCTGGTGTCCCCCACCTCTCCCGCTCGCACCTCTCAGGGACGCGGCAGCATGAAGGCGGTGGCCGCGCTCCTCCTGGTGGGGATGCTCATcctctgggcagagctgccaacAG GCAGCGCCTGGTCCTGTCCCCCCGTGCGCTTCACCTGCGCTCTGCACAACCCGCGGAACCAGTGCCTCGTCGACCGGCACTGCCCCCGCGGCAAGAAGTGCTGCCGCTCCTTCTGCGGGAAAAAGTGCCTCTCCAAGCCGCCTGCCATCGCCGTCTCCTACG TGTGA
- the LOC101806841 gene encoding uncharacterized protein LOC101806841 — protein MLSHPAPYSESIPVTLLVTRPLTLSSVLSCCLDVAIHPCRMSVFVPMKVQCHSMEVGWSSVGDGVGQGPHSEVWLPVQAATDTEEMEVDIKIDVEENIEADVDNGEEEMEVELELGVEEMEEEMYEGMDVDVEEMEEEMEVEMEDYAEDMEVDEKGEQEDIVLGWTPTPGRCWPCPARRQSGSPAARLGLGWWPGDRGQGHGAWGWPWVLVARAAPLACPVLALGHALGATAGGSPQPQPGQCWQQSPAVPACASLGAQGTALCA, from the coding sequence ATGTTGTCCCACCCTGCACCCTACTCTGAGAGCATCCCTGTCACCCTGCTTGTCACCAGGCCCCTGACACTGTCGTcagtcctgagctgctgcctggatgttgccatccatccctgcaggatgtCAGTTTTTGTCCCAATGAAGGTACAGTGCCATTCCATGGAGGtgggctggagctctgtgggggatggtgtgggacagggaccccaCTCTGAGGTTTGGCTCCCTGTGCAGGCTGCCACAGACACTGAGGAGATGGAGGTGGACATTAAGATAGACGTGGAGGAAAACATTGAAGCAGATGTAGACAATGGAGAGGAAGAGATGGaggtggagctggagctgggggtggaggagatggaggaagaGATGTATGAAGGgatggatgtggatgtggaggagatggaggaagaGATGGAGGTGGAAATGGAGGATTATGCTGAAGACATGGAAGTGGATGAGAAAGGTGAGCAGGAGGACATTGTGCTGGGATGGACACCAAccccaggcaggtgctggcCATGCCCTGCCCGCAGGCAGAGTGGGtcccctgctgccaggctggggctgggctggtggccaGGGGACAGGGGTCAGGGACACGGTGCCTGGGGGTGGCCCTGGGTTCTGGTGGCACGAGCAGCACCCCTAGCCTGCCCTGTGCTTGCTTTGGGCCATGCTTTGGGTGCCACGGCTgggggcagcccccagccccagccagggcagtgctggcagcagagtcctgctgtgccagcgtgtgccagcctgggggcacagggaacagcCCTCTGTGCCTGA